In a single window of the Elaeis guineensis isolate ETL-2024a chromosome 4, EG11, whole genome shotgun sequence genome:
- the LOC105060826 gene encoding coniferyl alcohol acyltransferase: MPLPFKSTTTSQPFRSTSPLEMASAGGSFQVKVISKTLIKASDTTIQPYVLHPSNLDHLPSNIPSPFITIYPKPPSGGDYSSVAAILRRTLPTFLNYFFPFTGRIRPDENGVPEVHCNNEGAELVVARADIRLADVNFHDKSKSLEPIQLPYDEQIPLSIQVVGFACGGFSIVWGGTHLLSDGHGLSFLPTLWTEYVRTGQLSRIPNHDRSIFRPRSPPTYSPETDRSLACLTPDDLINSLSAGAFVKRLYHVEGKHIDRLRELASREGRGATRMEAFSAYLWKALATAVGDSDVSCRMAWLVDARQRLGPKYAQAMKDYMGNVITFATKEAGVAELVNGSYSQVAGMASAAVKEVADNAEDHFQEMIDWVESHKLGKRANRVQVGLGSPALVVSSFHHIGLNLDFGLGQPALAMADLPWGRLGSAFVIVLASPKGDGSLYMNAYIWSQLADVLESDPDRVFKPATAEDLGLVEPASHQIAEDL, translated from the exons ATGCCATTGCCTTTTAAATCAACTACTACTTCACAACCCTTTCGATCCACCTCTCCTCTTGAAATGGCTTCAGCCGGCGGCAGCTTCCAGGTCAAAGTCATCAGCAAAACCCTCATCAAAGCCTCCGACACCACCATCCAACCCTACGTCCTCCACCCCTCCAACCTCGACCACCTCCCTAGCAACATCCCCAGCCCCTTCATCACCATCTACCCCAAGCCTCCCTCCGGCGGCGACTACTCCTCGGTGGCCGCCATCCTCCGCCGCACCCTCCCCACCTTCCTCAACTACTTCTTCCCCTTCACCGGTCGCATCAGGCCCGACGAGAACGGCGTCCCGGAGGTCCACTGCAACAACGAGGGCGCCGAGCTCGTCGTCGCCCGCGCCGACATCCGCCTGGCGGACGTCAACTTCCACGACAAGTCCAAATCCTTGGAACCAATCCAGCTGCCGTACGACGAACAAATCCCACTGTCGATCCAGGTTGTGGGCTTCGCCTGCGGCGGCTTCTCCATCGTGTGGGGCGGCACCCACCTCCTCTCCGACGGCCACGGCCTCTCCTTCCTTCCCACCCTCTGGACCGAGTACGTCCGCACCGGCCAGCTCTCCAGAATTCCCAACCACGACCGCTCCATCTTTCGGCCACGCTCGCCGCCGACTTACTCCCCGGAGACGGACCGCTCCCTTGCATGCCTGACCCCCGACGATCTCATCAACTCACTCTCCGCCGGCGCCTTCGTCAAGCGGCTCTACCACGTCGAAGGGAAGCACATCGACCGCCTGCGCGAGCTGGCCAGCCGGGAGGGCCGCGGCGCCACCCGAATGGAGGCCTTCTCGGCGTATCTCTGGAAAGCCCTCGCGACGGCCGTCGGGGACTCCGACGTGAGCTGCCGCATGGCGTGGCTGGTCGACGCCCGGCAGCGGTTAGGCCCCAAGTACGCCCAGGCCATGAAGGACTACATGGGGAACGTTATCACGTTCGCCACGAAAGAAGCCGGCGTGGCGGAGTTGGTGAACGGCTCCTACTCCCAGGTCGCCGGCATGGCGTCGGCGGCGGTGAAGGAGGTGGCGGACAACGCGGAGGACCACTTCCAGGAGATGATAGACTGGGTGGAGAGCCACAAGCTGGGGAAGAGGGCGAACCGGGTTCAGGTCGGGCTCGGTAGCCCGGCCCTGGTGGTGAGCTCGTTCCACCATATCGGCTTGAACCTGGACTTTGGGCTCGGTCAGCCGGCCCTAGCTATGGCCGACCTGCCTTGGGGGAGATTGGGTTCGGCCTTTGTGATCGTGCTAGCGAGCCCTAAAGGCGACGGCTCCTTATACATGAACGCCTACATATGGTCTCAGCTAGCCGACGTGCTCGAGTCGGATCCCGACCGTGTGTTCAAGCCTGCCACTGCCGAGGATCTGGGCTTGGTCGAGCCTGCATCTCATCAG ATTGCAGAGGATTTGTAG